From the genome of Chitinispirillales bacterium ANBcel5, one region includes:
- a CDS encoding lipocalin family protein: MRLKVISFLMLGVFIIGAYGEEIEPVEHLDMEAFSGKWYEIARLPNRHQRGFEDVTCTFTPEGRGRYSLVTEGYNATRRRRKTRLSGRVTIPDDSQMGAMQLRVFRFFTVDYNVIKVDTVNYTYALVSGDSKKYMWILSREPVMDKETFDSLVNTAQTLGFETDRLEMVPQVSNASIAGR; encoded by the coding sequence GTGCGCTTAAAAGTTATTTCCTTTTTGATGCTTGGTGTTTTTATAATAGGCGCTTATGGTGAGGAAATTGAACCTGTTGAACATCTCGACATGGAGGCTTTTTCCGGCAAATGGTATGAGATCGCTCGTCTTCCCAACAGACATCAGCGTGGTTTCGAGGATGTTACCTGTACGTTTACTCCAGAGGGCAGGGGACGTTATAGCCTTGTAACTGAGGGCTATAATGCCACCCGCAGGCGGAGAAAGACCAGGCTCAGTGGTAGAGTGACGATACCCGATGATTCACAAATGGGTGCTATGCAGCTAAGAGTATTTAGATTTTTCACCGTTGACTACAATGTTATAAAAGTTGACACAGTAAATTATACTTATGCACTGGTCAGCGGAGATTCCAAAAAATATATGTGGATTTTGAGCAGAGAGCCTGTAATGGATAAGGAGACCTTTGATTCCTTGGTCAATACTGCCCAGACCCTGGGTTTTGAAACCGATCGTTTGGAGATGGTACCTCAGGTTTCAAATGCATCGATTGCCGGCAGGTAG
- a CDS encoding SRPBCC family protein: MANHQEIHLEKKITIHSTTKHLFKMWRNVENLPYILDFLEEVKALDENRSKWSLLTVHNERIVFEIEITEEAQGKFITWHSQKSTDLLHEGTVSFSSTAEPRTTQLELSLHFYFPPMEESRSEMLGENLEARIEEDLQRFKVAIQANQFPKKREGTSRYENLPDSVRTKRREFL, from the coding sequence ATGGCTAATCACCAAGAGATTCATTTAGAAAAAAAAATTACCATCCACAGCACCACCAAACATCTCTTTAAAATGTGGCGAAATGTGGAAAACTTACCCTATATACTGGATTTTTTGGAAGAGGTTAAAGCGTTGGATGAGAACAGATCAAAATGGAGTCTTCTCACGGTCCATAACGAAAGAATTGTGTTTGAAATCGAAATAACCGAAGAGGCGCAAGGTAAATTTATCACCTGGCACTCTCAAAAAAGCACAGATCTGCTACATGAAGGGACCGTTTCGTTTTCAAGCACAGCAGAGCCAAGAACAACCCAACTTGAGCTATCCTTACACTTCTACTTTCCCCCCATGGAAGAGAGTCGATCAGAGATGCTGGGTGAAAACTTAGAAGCACGGATTGAAGAAGATCTGCAACGATTTAAAGTTGCAATCCAGGCAAATCAGTTCCCTAAAAAAAGAGAGGGAACGAGCAGATATGAAAATCTGCCCGATTCAGTGCGAACAAAAAGAAGGGAGTTTTTATAG
- a CDS encoding endonuclease NucS translates to MEKQQPKPFVWQMIKEAIEVHGNKSTNMEVKEWVLKHYPGTNTNTILNQIIVCTVNHESRIHYKENQRPRRCCDAIDFLFRPSPGKLELYDTRIHGIWEIAQNKHGVLSVREVKENCESKKDNALVAGGYIDSTHLRHYLAKNLDLIEKDLQLYVDIFGNDGVEYETEFGPIDLLAVDKEGAFVIVEVKIDNYPDASSGQILKYKNWVRRHLAFGKPVRSYLVGPQIPEHVRYSLADCDDVFLKEYDLSIKLKDIPKINDIEEMGNRGSGAETIRASL, encoded by the coding sequence ATGGAAAAGCAGCAACCCAAGCCATTTGTCTGGCAGATGATTAAAGAGGCAATTGAGGTGCATGGGAACAAATCCACCAATATGGAAGTAAAAGAGTGGGTGCTTAAGCACTATCCGGGCACTAATACTAACACTATCCTTAATCAAATAATCGTGTGCACAGTAAATCATGAATCGAGAATTCATTATAAGGAAAACCAACGTCCAAGGCGCTGTTGTGATGCGATCGACTTTCTATTTAGGCCCTCTCCCGGAAAACTTGAACTGTATGACACCAGGATTCATGGCATATGGGAGATTGCACAAAACAAACATGGTGTACTTTCTGTCAGGGAAGTTAAGGAGAACTGTGAATCAAAGAAAGACAACGCATTGGTTGCAGGGGGGTATATCGATAGCACACATCTGCGCCATTATTTAGCCAAGAATCTGGATCTTATAGAAAAAGATCTGCAGCTCTATGTCGATATATTTGGCAATGATGGTGTTGAATATGAGACAGAATTTGGTCCCATTGATCTGCTTGCAGTAGATAAGGAAGGTGCCTTTGTTATAGTGGAAGTGAAAATTGATAACTATCCTGATGCTTCAAGTGGTCAGATTCTAAAATATAAAAACTGGGTCAGAAGACATCTGGCTTTTGGTAAACCTGTTCGGAGTTATCTAGTAGGTCCTCAGATACCTGAACATGTGAGGTATTCTCTTGCGGACTGTGATGATGTCTTTTTAAAAGAGTACGATTTGAGTATTAAGTTAAAAGATATACCTAAAATAAACGATATAGAGGAGATGGGAAATAGGGGTTCGGGAGCCGAAACGATCAGGGCTTCTCTATAG